One Diceros bicornis minor isolate mBicDic1 chromosome 27, mDicBic1.mat.cur, whole genome shotgun sequence genomic region harbors:
- the LOC131423071 gene encoding ral guanine nucleotide dissociation stimulator-like isoform X1, with amino-acid sequence MAFPPKLVVEQLIVMDAECENLKNFSSPCTVISALQKTSTSHLKNTRGKFPESPENLQELNSQDKSLSRELMIKEGPFTFAPPESNPQRVQEKQQQQQGVFPYLGNLLSDLLMLHLAMGDYLEGNEINLEKRTEEQLWHSLQGRRRRWKSETFWAEQCLASPPVSYIVWKSLITEQWETHPIGGWVEGRMASRISSWRRG; translated from the exons gagtgcgagaacctgaagaacttctcctcgccctgcactgtcatctctgctctgcagaaaacctccacaagccacctgaagaacacacgggggaagtttcccg agagccctgaaaatcttcaggaactcaatagtcaagacaagtccttgagcagagaactgatgatcaag gaggggcccttcacgtttgcccccccagagagcaacccccagagagtgcaggagaagcagcagcagcagcag ggtgtcttcccctatcttggcaatctgctcagtgacctgctgatgctgcacctggcgatgggtgactatctcgag gggaatgagatcaaccttgagaagaggactgaggagcagctgtggcactccctgcaggggaggagaaggaggtggaaatcagagaccttctgggcagaacagtgcctggcttcacctcctgtatcttacattgtgtggaagagtttgataacagagcagtgggagacccatccaattggcgggtgggttgaggggaggatggcatcaaggatatcttcctggaggaggggctga